Proteins from a single region of Primulina tabacum isolate GXHZ01 chromosome 5, ASM2559414v2, whole genome shotgun sequence:
- the LOC142546026 gene encoding 20 kDa chaperonin, chloroplastic-like, producing the protein MATTQLTSAASSISAKGFTSFEGLRASNAVKLSSFSPLNLNGEARRLFRGLVLRAATTVAPKYTSLRPLGDRVLVKIKAAEEKTSGGILLPTTALSKSQGGEVVAVGEGRLIGKNKVEISLKTGAKVVYSKYAGTEVEFDGSNHLILKEDDIVGTLDTDDIKDLKPLNDKVLIKVAEIEEKTAGGLFLTDASKEKPSIGTVVAVGPGRLDDEGDRKPLSVAPGNTVLYSKYAGNDFKGSDGSNYIALRASDVMAILS; encoded by the exons ATGGCGACTACCCAGCTGACTTCCGCCGCATCTTCGATTTCAGCTAAAGGGTTTACGTCGTTTGAAGGGCTGAGGGCTTCAAATGCAGTTAAATTATCTTCGTTTTCACCTTTGAACCTGAACGGCGAGGCCCGTAGGTTATTCCGTGGTCTTGTTCTCAGGGCTGCTACAACTGTTGCCCCGAAG TACACATCACTCAGGCCTTTGGGTGACAGAGTGTTGGTGAAAATTAAGGCGGCTGAGGAAAAAACTTCAGGAGGTATCCTGTTGCCAACTACTGCGCTCTCAAAATCTCAGGGGGGTGAGGTGGTTGCTGTTGGAGAGGGACGTTTAATTGGAAAAAATAAGGTGGAGATTAGTTTGAAG ACTGGCGCCAAAGTGGTGTACTCGAAGTATGCCGGTACAGAAGTGGAGTTCGATGGTTCGAATCATCTGATTCTTAAGGAAGATGATATTGTTGGTACTCTTGATACAGATGACATAAAGGATTTGAAGCCTTTGAATGACAAAGTTCTCATAAAG GTGGCTGAGATTGAAGAGAAAACTGCCGGTGGATTGTTCTTAACTGATGCGAGCAAGGAGAAGCCTTCCATTGGCACG GTTGTAGCAGTTGGTCCTGGGCGCCTAGATGATGAGGGCGATCGGAAGCCATTGTCAGTTGCCCCAGGAAATACAGTTTTGTACTCGAAATATGCAGGCAACGATTTCAAAGGCAGTGATGGTTCCAATTACATAGCACTGCGTGCATCCGATGTAATGGCTATCCTGTCCTGA